The DNA sequence TACTCGACCTTCACCTCGTCGAAGACGTCGCCCCACAGCTCCTGCCGGGTCGGCCACGCCATCAGACAGCCCTCGTGGTCCGTCCACTCGGCCGGCATGCGGAAACTCGTCATGATCTACTCCTGTTTGAAAATTCAGTCAGTGTTCGTAAGGGGTGCCCGCATCCTCCACCGAACTGAAAATTCAGTCAATGGTTCTGGCCAAGCTGATGCGGAATCGGTCACACCGCGTATCGGACGGGGTGTGGAGAAGGTCTGAGGGGCGCCTGAATCGGCATGATCACGGAGTTAATGCCGGAAACGGGCGCCTGATGTTACGGTCAGGAAAAGCCCCAGGTGACGGACTCGACGGGTAGAGTGACCCCTCGTGTCAGACCGTCGAACGGAAATACTCAGAGCAGCCACGCGAGTGATCGCGCGGCGCGGCGTGCGCGGACTCCGCGTGGGGGAGCTGGCCGCCGAAGCAGGCGTGTCCACCTCGCTGATCTACTACCACTTCACCGACCGCGCCGGGATCCTGCGCCGCACGCTGGAGTTCATCAGTGACCGCGCCGATCGCTACACCGCCGAACGCGAGGACGGCTCGGACGATCCGGAGAGCCCCCCGGACGAGCTGAAGCGGACCCTGCTCCTCGAACTCCAGGAAACCCCCGAGGTGCGGGAGAACAGCACCGCCTGGGGCGAGCTGAGGGCCAGCGCCGTGTTCGATCCCGACCTGCGCGAGGACGTGGCCAAGGCCACGCACAGCT is a window from the Streptomyces sp. NBC_01244 genome containing:
- a CDS encoding TetR/AcrR family transcriptional regulator; protein product: MSDRRTEILRAATRVIARRGVRGLRVGELAAEAGVSTSLIYYHFTDRAGILRRTLEFISDRADRYTAEREDGSDDPESPPDELKRTLLLELQETPEVRENSTAWGELRASAVFDPDLREDVAKATHSWVHEISYLLAQARPTGTAPEHAAAAERLTALLEGLSVRWLSGSLPLDHARRLLADAIDGELSA